One Angustibacter sp. Root456 genomic window carries:
- the bcp gene encoding thioredoxin-dependent thiol peroxidase: MPQLTPGQPAPDFTLTDHTGRDVALHDLRGRKVIVFFYPAAMTPGCTKEACDFRDSLAPLQQAGYEVLGVSPDSPDKLARFVEQEALTYPLLSDPDKSVLTEWGAYGEKKLYGKTVTGVIRSTVVVGEDGTIELARYNVKATGHVASLRKALEV; encoded by the coding sequence GTGCCCCAGCTCACGCCCGGCCAGCCCGCGCCCGACTTCACGCTCACCGACCACACCGGTCGCGACGTGGCCCTGCACGACCTGCGCGGTCGCAAGGTCATCGTCTTCTTCTACCCCGCGGCCATGACGCCGGGCTGCACGAAGGAGGCCTGCGACTTCCGCGACAGCCTGGCGCCCCTGCAGCAGGCCGGGTACGAGGTGCTGGGCGTCAGCCCCGACTCCCCCGACAAGCTCGCCAGGTTCGTCGAGCAGGAGGCGCTCACCTACCCGTTGCTGTCCGACCCCGACAAGTCCGTGCTGACCGAGTGGGGCGCCTACGGCGAGAAGAAGCTCTACGGCAAGACCGTGACCGGCGTCATCCGCTCGACCGTCGTCGTCGGCGAGGACGGCACCATCGAGCTCGCCCGCTACAACGTCAAGGCCACCGGCCACGTCGCTTCCCTGCGCAAGGCGCTCGAGGTCTGA
- a CDS encoding DUF3618 domain-containing protein, with translation MSQTDPAAIESEIEATRARLAGTVDELAVRLHPKEIGKRSVAEAKGKLYAATHTPDGALRVERIAAVAAAAVALVGLIVANRRRVAHRGRRH, from the coding sequence GTGAGCCAGACCGACCCCGCAGCGATCGAGTCCGAGATCGAGGCGACGCGCGCCCGCCTGGCCGGCACCGTCGACGAGCTGGCGGTGCGCCTGCACCCCAAGGAGATCGGCAAGCGCTCGGTGGCGGAGGCGAAGGGCAAGCTCTACGCCGCGACGCACACGCCGGACGGCGCCCTGCGGGTCGAGCGCATCGCCGCTGTGGCGGCCGCCGCCGTCGCCCTGGTCGGGCTGATCGTCGCCAACCGGCGGCGGGTCGCGCACCGGGGACGTCGGCACTGA
- a CDS encoding GAF and ANTAR domain-containing protein, whose protein sequence is MTTDTFKDLAAVVLVDRALDDVLREIASIANRALAGAEASSITLVRGDRAWTAAHTDQLALDADELQYEGGHGPCMDAGRTGLTMHVPDLRADDRWPTYAPRAVERGVLSSLSVPLPFQGRTIGALNNYASSAGAFTDDDMRAADHITSYIGTAVMNADAHAGATAGAEQMRAALDSRKVIDMALGVLVARHHCTADEAFALLSKASQNHNRKLRDLAAALVESEGREPAT, encoded by the coding sequence ATGACGACGGACACCTTCAAGGACCTGGCCGCGGTGGTGCTCGTCGACCGAGCGCTCGACGACGTGCTCCGTGAGATCGCCTCGATCGCCAACCGGGCGCTCGCGGGGGCGGAGGCGTCGTCGATCACGCTCGTGCGCGGCGACCGCGCCTGGACGGCGGCCCACACCGACCAGCTCGCCCTGGACGCCGACGAGCTGCAGTACGAGGGCGGCCACGGCCCGTGCATGGACGCCGGACGCACGGGCCTCACCATGCACGTCCCCGACCTGCGCGCCGACGACCGGTGGCCGACGTACGCGCCCCGCGCCGTCGAGCGGGGGGTGCTCAGCTCGCTGTCGGTGCCGTTGCCCTTCCAGGGCCGCACCATCGGCGCGCTCAACAACTACGCGAGCTCGGCGGGCGCCTTCACGGACGACGACATGCGGGCCGCTGACCACATCACCAGCTACATCGGCACCGCGGTGATGAACGCCGACGCGCACGCGGGCGCGACCGCGGGAGCGGAGCAGATGCGGGCGGCCCTGGACTCGCGCAAGGTGATCGACATGGCCCTCGGCGTCCTGGTCGCCCGGCACCACTGCACGGCGGACGAGGCGTTCGCCCTGCTGTCGAAGGCGTCGCAGAACCACAACCGCAAGCTGCGCGACCTGGCCGCCGCGCTGGTGGAGTCGGAGGGGCGCGAGCCGGCGACCTGA
- a CDS encoding HD-GYP domain-containing protein → MIAPSHADPAWAPRPALALGVRVGQYGVPLIAGTAATWTLAPVLAGRLPVVAASGLAVLAAVVVSLVVSRLTMRLAPLAVMLQMTMIFPDHAPSRLKVARRSTSADEIRRQLLSDAPDEQEAAVTMLALVTALGQHDRHTRGHSERVRLFCDLLARELGLSEADAGRLRWAALIHDIGKLEISATVLNKPGRLDASEWSLVRMHPQAGARLARPLAVWLGPWFAGIVEHHERYDGGGYPQGLAGSQISLAGRAVAVVDAFETMTAARSYRAAVTAVAARAELTRCAGSHFDPAVVRAFLSIALPRLLWSVGPLAFCLNVPFLRWIGDGGVRFAQAASTTATTAANAAGVTAAVVATGALPSAATPVPPAPPVQRPAAVTVSDHAGGGASERVGTGSVPTGEPTSGATSAPTSAPTSAPTSAPTPAPTGRPRSGPADASTSRPTRASKQGHAAATPQGPAAGHGRPEQQPTPPGRGPGQSTGQSTGQSTGQSTGQSTAEPASTGQPTSAPGPGRHASPEATPPSVGDGRH, encoded by the coding sequence ATGATCGCCCCGTCGCACGCTGATCCGGCGTGGGCGCCGCGGCCGGCGCTGGCCCTCGGGGTCCGCGTGGGGCAGTACGGCGTCCCGCTGATCGCCGGGACGGCCGCGACGTGGACCCTCGCGCCGGTGCTCGCCGGCCGCCTGCCGGTCGTGGCAGCCAGCGGGCTGGCCGTGCTGGCTGCCGTCGTGGTGAGCCTGGTCGTGTCGCGGTTGACCATGCGGCTGGCCCCGCTCGCGGTGATGCTGCAGATGACGATGATCTTCCCCGACCACGCGCCGAGCCGGCTGAAGGTGGCCCGCCGCTCGACGAGCGCCGACGAGATCCGCCGCCAGCTGCTGAGCGACGCGCCCGACGAGCAGGAGGCCGCGGTCACGATGCTCGCGCTCGTGACCGCCCTCGGCCAGCACGACCGGCACACGCGCGGTCACAGTGAACGGGTGCGGCTGTTCTGCGACCTGCTCGCCCGCGAGCTCGGGCTGTCCGAGGCGGACGCCGGCCGGTTGCGGTGGGCGGCCCTGATCCACGACATCGGCAAGCTCGAGATCAGCGCGACCGTCCTCAACAAGCCCGGACGCCTCGACGCGAGCGAGTGGTCGCTGGTGCGGATGCACCCGCAGGCCGGTGCGCGGCTGGCCCGGCCGCTGGCCGTCTGGCTGGGGCCGTGGTTCGCCGGCATCGTCGAGCACCACGAGCGCTACGACGGCGGTGGCTACCCGCAGGGGCTCGCCGGTTCGCAGATCTCGCTCGCGGGGCGTGCGGTGGCCGTGGTCGACGCGTTCGAGACCATGACGGCCGCGCGGTCGTACCGGGCGGCCGTCACCGCCGTCGCGGCGCGGGCCGAGCTCACGCGCTGCGCGGGCTCGCACTTCGACCCCGCGGTGGTGCGCGCCTTCCTGTCGATCGCCCTGCCGCGGCTGCTGTGGTCGGTGGGCCCGCTCGCCTTCTGCCTCAACGTCCCGTTCCTGCGGTGGATCGGCGACGGGGGAGTGCGGTTCGCCCAGGCCGCCTCGACCACCGCGACGACCGCCGCCAACGCGGCGGGCGTGACGGCTGCGGTCGTCGCCACGGGCGCGCTGCCGTCGGCGGCAACCCCCGTGCCACCGGCCCCGCCTGTTCAGCGGCCGGCTGCCGTGACCGTCTCAGACCACGCGGGCGGCGGGGCGAGCGAGCGCGTCGGGACGGGCAGCGTGCCGACGGGGGAGCCGACGTCCGGTGCGACGTCCGCACCGACGTCCGCACCGACGTCCGCACCGACGTCCGCGCCGACGCCCGCGCCGACGGGCCGCCCGAGGTCGGGGCCGGCCGATGCGTCGACCTCCCGGCCGACACGAGCCTCGAAGCAGGGGCACGCCGCAGCGACCCCGCAGGGGCCTGCGGCCGGGCACGGTCGGCCGGAGCAGCAGCCGACCCCGCCGGGGCGCGGGCCCGGCCAGAGCACCGGCCAGAGCACCGGCCAGAGCACCGGCCAGAGCACCGGCCAGAGCACGGCCGAGCCCGCGAGCACCGGCCAGCCGACGTCGGCCCCCGGACCGGGTCGTCACGCGTCGCCCGAGGCGACACCGCCGTCGGTCGGCGACGGCCGCCACTGA
- a CDS encoding flavodoxin domain-containing protein — protein MHVLVAYASQRGSTAEIAEHLAARLREHGMECTVRGVDHDPRPESFDAVVLGSAVQGAALLPEAVAYARRNERALTSRPLWLFSVGLQPSAGHHRRAFARLIASSPPQDVPQLRLALHPLDYHAFAGVLRAHETPPAQRWLYRLLGGQFGDFRDWHQIDAWAEGIAARLATGTLTGS, from the coding sequence ATGCACGTGCTGGTCGCCTACGCCAGCCAGCGGGGCTCGACGGCGGAGATCGCCGAGCACCTCGCGGCTCGCCTGCGCGAGCACGGAATGGAGTGCACGGTGCGCGGCGTCGATCACGACCCGCGCCCGGAGTCCTTCGACGCCGTGGTGCTGGGCAGCGCCGTGCAAGGTGCCGCGCTGCTGCCGGAGGCGGTCGCGTACGCCCGGCGCAACGAGCGTGCGCTCACGAGTCGCCCGCTGTGGCTGTTCAGCGTCGGTCTGCAGCCGTCGGCCGGCCACCACCGGCGTGCGTTCGCCCGGCTCATCGCGAGCTCGCCGCCGCAGGACGTGCCGCAGCTGCGCCTGGCCCTGCACCCGCTCGACTACCACGCGTTCGCCGGCGTGCTGCGGGCGCACGAGACGCCACCGGCGCAGCGCTGGCTCTACCGCCTGCTCGGCGGCCAGTTCGGGGACTTCCGCGACTGGCACCAGATCGACGCGTGGGCCGAGGGCATCGCCGCCCGGCTGGCGACCGGCACCCTGACGGGCAGCTGA
- a CDS encoding fasciclin domain-containing protein, with the protein MKPRLALVVAFAGVALAASACGSSTDDAAAGSSSSTTSSSSSSSMADTPTTDAMPANLVGPGCADYAKAVPSGAGSVEGMAQDPVATAASNNPLLTTLTKAVSGKVNPSVDLVNTLNNGEFTVFAPVDDAFKKLPAGTIDTLAKEKGGKTLSSILTYHVVAGQLSPSEVVGTHKTVNGAELKVTGSGDNLMVNDANVICGGVKTANATVYLIDSVLMPPAK; encoded by the coding sequence ATGAAGCCTCGTCTCGCCCTCGTCGTCGCCTTCGCCGGTGTCGCCCTCGCCGCCAGCGCCTGCGGCAGCAGCACGGACGACGCGGCCGCCGGCTCGTCCAGCTCGACCACGAGCTCGTCGAGCTCCTCGAGCATGGCCGACACCCCCACCACCGACGCGATGCCGGCGAACCTCGTCGGCCCGGGCTGCGCCGACTACGCCAAGGCCGTCCCGAGCGGCGCCGGTTCGGTCGAGGGCATGGCCCAGGACCCGGTGGCCACCGCAGCCTCCAACAACCCGCTCCTCACGACGCTCACGAAGGCCGTGTCGGGCAAGGTCAACCCCTCGGTCGACCTCGTCAACACGCTCAACAACGGCGAGTTCACGGTGTTCGCGCCCGTCGACGACGCGTTCAAGAAGCTCCCCGCCGGCACGATCGACACCCTCGCCAAGGAGAAGGGCGGCAAGACGCTCTCCTCGATCCTGACCTACCACGTGGTGGCCGGGCAGCTGTCGCCGAGCGAGGTCGTCGGCACCCACAAGACCGTCAACGGCGCCGAGCTCAAGGTGACCGGCTCGGGCGACAACCTGATGGTCAACGACGCCAACGTGATCTGCGGCGGCGTCAAGACCGCCAACGCCACCGTGTACCTCATCGACTCGGTGCTGATGCCGCCCGCGAAGTGA
- a CDS encoding molybdopterin-dependent oxidoreductase gives MATPTRPPVPTAAFAGLLAGAVTIGVAELLAAVLDAVGIGSGHGSPVLAVGDAFVDRTPAWLKDFAISTFGSHDKQVLLASIGVVLAVLAVVAGVLARRRWTVGAALVLVLGAVAAVAVVTRPSASALDVLPTVLGTAAGIATLRALMLRALPTDGAVSRRAFLQGAGAAGAVAVVSGVASRAVGGSSKSAAASRAAVRLPEPVERVTIPSGVQLPVDGITPWRTDPQSFYRVDTALSVPQVTTGEWSLRVHGLVDRELTLSYDDLLSKPLVERAITLTCVSNEVGGKLAGNAVWLGYPVADLLKGLGVDGWADMVLSTSVDGMTISTPLHHLTGDREALVAVAMNGVPLPPEHGFPARLVVPGLYGYVSATKWVTDLKVTRFADDEAYWTSRGYAAKAPIKASSRIDVPRSFAQLKAGRQPVAGVAWAQGTGVREVQVRVDQGPWHQARLADVPTDTTWVQWVYEWDATPGNHTIECRLIDSDGTPQIAQRTGVRPDGSTGLDSKNVTVS, from the coding sequence ATGGCCACCCCCACGCGACCTCCCGTCCCGACCGCTGCCTTCGCCGGCTTGCTGGCGGGGGCCGTCACGATCGGCGTGGCCGAGCTGCTGGCCGCCGTCCTGGACGCCGTGGGGATCGGCTCCGGGCACGGCAGCCCGGTGCTCGCCGTCGGCGACGCGTTCGTCGACCGGACACCGGCGTGGCTCAAGGACTTCGCGATCAGCACGTTCGGCAGCCACGACAAGCAGGTGCTGCTCGCCAGCATCGGCGTGGTGCTCGCGGTGCTGGCGGTCGTGGCCGGCGTCCTCGCGCGGCGGCGGTGGACGGTTGGCGCGGCCCTCGTGCTGGTGCTCGGCGCTGTGGCCGCCGTCGCGGTCGTCACCCGGCCGTCGGCGTCCGCGCTCGACGTGCTGCCTACGGTGCTGGGCACGGCTGCCGGCATCGCGACGCTGCGCGCGCTGATGCTGCGCGCGCTCCCCACGGACGGTGCCGTCTCGCGGCGCGCGTTCCTGCAGGGAGCTGGTGCGGCCGGCGCCGTCGCGGTGGTCTCGGGCGTCGCTAGCCGCGCGGTCGGCGGGTCGTCGAAGAGCGCCGCCGCCTCGCGTGCGGCCGTGCGCCTTCCCGAACCCGTTGAGCGAGTGACGATCCCGTCGGGTGTGCAGCTGCCGGTCGACGGCATCACACCGTGGCGCACCGATCCGCAGAGCTTCTACCGGGTCGACACGGCGCTGAGCGTGCCGCAGGTGACGACGGGGGAGTGGTCGCTGCGCGTGCACGGGCTGGTCGACCGCGAGCTGACGTTGAGCTACGACGACCTGCTCTCCAAACCGTTGGTAGAGAGAGCGATCACGCTGACCTGCGTGTCGAACGAGGTTGGCGGGAAGCTCGCCGGCAACGCCGTGTGGCTCGGCTACCCGGTCGCCGATCTGCTCAAGGGCCTCGGCGTCGACGGCTGGGCCGACATGGTGCTCTCGACGTCGGTCGACGGCATGACCATCTCGACACCGCTCCATCACCTGACCGGTGACCGCGAGGCGCTGGTGGCTGTGGCGATGAACGGCGTGCCGCTGCCGCCCGAGCACGGCTTCCCGGCGCGGCTCGTGGTGCCCGGCCTCTACGGGTACGTCTCCGCGACCAAGTGGGTCACGGATCTGAAGGTCACCCGCTTCGCCGACGACGAGGCCTACTGGACGTCGCGCGGTTACGCCGCCAAGGCGCCGATCAAGGCGTCGTCGCGCATCGACGTGCCGCGCTCGTTCGCGCAGCTGAAGGCAGGACGCCAGCCCGTGGCCGGCGTCGCGTGGGCGCAGGGAACCGGCGTGCGCGAGGTGCAGGTGCGCGTCGACCAGGGGCCGTGGCATCAGGCGCGCCTGGCCGACGTCCCCACCGACACCACGTGGGTGCAGTGGGTCTACGAGTGGGACGCCACGCCCGGCAACCACACCATCGAGTGCCGGCTCATCGACTCCGACGGCACCCCGCAGATCGCCCAGCGCACGGGTGTGCGCCCCGACGGCAGCACGGGCCTGGACTCCAAGAACGTCACCGTCTCGTAG
- a CDS encoding co-chaperone GroES, whose protein sequence is MSPTDPESRLPIRMLHDRVLVAVDPESGERRSGGGILIPATAAVGKRLGWAEVVAIGQHVRQVQTGDRVLFDPEESAEVELHGSQYQLLRERDIHAVAAPRVDDGQTGLYL, encoded by the coding sequence GTGAGCCCGACCGATCCCGAGAGCCGCCTGCCGATCCGCATGCTGCACGACCGCGTGCTCGTGGCGGTCGACCCGGAGTCGGGTGAGCGGCGCAGCGGGGGCGGCATCCTGATCCCTGCGACGGCGGCCGTCGGCAAGCGGCTCGGGTGGGCCGAGGTCGTGGCCATCGGGCAGCACGTGCGCCAGGTGCAGACCGGCGACCGGGTGCTCTTCGACCCCGAGGAGAGCGCGGAGGTCGAGCTGCACGGCTCGCAGTACCAGCTGCTGCGCGAGCGCGACATCCACGCCGTCGCCGCCCCACGCGTCGACGACGGCCAGACCGGGCTGTACCTCTGA
- a CDS encoding cytochrome P450, translated as MPLDMVRAVPAIRRDPLDYLERLVGRYGDLVAFPMPRSAVLLVNDPAGARRVLVENARNYSKATIQYGALSAVTGAGLLTADGEEWRQRRRIVQPAFHHASLDAVAEQSVAAGARVLAGWAGQPDGSVVDVDAACMRATLEVVGRTLFDADLAADGERVVAAVHDALEVVVQRARTPRPAWLPLPSRRRLARAVATLDETCARVVRVRRARGLGQDDDLLGLLLRSADEHGGLTDRQVRDELVTLVIAGHETVASAMAWTLQLLAEHPDVQAQVQAEVDAVAGGRALAWSDVPRLVRTRQVVDESLRLFPPAWVVTRRAREADVVAGVAVPAGTLVILSPWLLHRRPQAWPDPLRFDPDRFATPRDSAPRGDYLPFGAGPRLCIGRDFALVESVLALATVLAGVRVEPAEAAARPRVDALVTLRPHGGLPLRLVHRAGHGVPPLG; from the coding sequence CTGCCGCTCGACATGGTGCGCGCCGTCCCGGCGATCCGTCGGGATCCGCTCGATTACCTCGAGCGGCTGGTGGGGCGCTACGGCGACCTCGTGGCGTTCCCGATGCCGCGCAGCGCCGTCCTGCTCGTCAACGACCCCGCGGGGGCCCGCCGGGTGCTGGTCGAGAACGCCCGGAACTACAGCAAGGCGACGATCCAGTACGGCGCGCTGTCGGCCGTGACCGGTGCCGGCCTGCTCACCGCCGACGGCGAGGAGTGGCGCCAGCGCCGGCGCATCGTGCAGCCGGCCTTCCACCACGCGAGCCTGGACGCCGTCGCCGAGCAGTCCGTGGCCGCCGGGGCGCGCGTGCTGGCCGGGTGGGCGGGCCAGCCGGACGGCAGCGTCGTCGACGTCGACGCCGCCTGCATGCGCGCCACGCTCGAGGTGGTGGGCCGCACGCTGTTCGACGCCGACCTGGCGGCCGACGGCGAGCGGGTCGTGGCGGCCGTGCACGACGCGCTCGAGGTGGTGGTGCAGCGGGCGCGCACGCCGCGGCCCGCGTGGCTCCCGCTGCCCTCGCGGCGCCGGCTGGCCCGCGCCGTCGCGACGCTCGACGAGACCTGCGCCCGGGTCGTCCGGGTGCGGCGCGCGCGCGGTCTCGGCCAGGACGACGACCTGCTGGGCCTGCTGCTGCGCTCGGCCGACGAGCACGGCGGGCTCACCGACCGGCAGGTGCGCGACGAGCTGGTCACGCTGGTGATCGCCGGCCACGAGACGGTGGCGTCGGCGATGGCCTGGACGCTGCAGCTGCTGGCCGAGCACCCCGACGTCCAGGCGCAGGTGCAGGCCGAGGTCGACGCGGTCGCGGGGGGCCGGGCGCTCGCCTGGTCGGACGTCCCGCGGCTGGTGCGCACCCGGCAGGTGGTCGACGAGTCGCTGCGCCTGTTCCCCCCGGCGTGGGTCGTCACCCGCCGGGCGCGGGAGGCCGACGTCGTCGCGGGTGTCGCGGTGCCGGCCGGCACCCTGGTGATCCTCAGTCCGTGGCTGCTGCACCGACGTCCGCAGGCGTGGCCGGATCCTCTGCGTTTCGACCCCGACCGCTTCGCCACCCCCCGAGACAGCGCCCCCCGGGGCGACTACCTGCCGTTCGGCGCCGGCCCGCGGCTGTGCATCGGGCGCGACTTCGCGCTCGTCGAGTCGGTGCTCGCGCTCGCGACGGTGCTGGCCGGCGTCCGGGTCGAGCCGGCCGAAGCGGCGGCGCGGCCGCGCGTCGACGCCCTGGTGACGCTGCGGCCGCACGGTGGACTGCCCCTCAGGCTGGTGCACCGTGCGGGCCACGGGGTTCCCCCGCTCGGGTGA
- a CDS encoding HoxN/HupN/NixA family nickel/cobalt transporter — MGGFVVLLHVVGWGTLGGIVAPQHLSAGGQAFGLGLGVTAYVLGMRHAFDADHIAAIDNTTRKLMEDGKRPLSVGFWFSLGHSSVVFGLVLLLSLGVRALAGQVEDDGSTLQQTTGLIGTAVSGVFLLLIGVVNLVVLRGIVRVFRQMRTGDYDEAELEHHLNNRGLINRILRGVTKAVRKGWHMYPVGLLFGLGFDTATEVSLLVLAGGAAAFSLPWYAILTLPVLFAAGMSLLDTIDGCFMNFAYGWAFSRPVRKVYYNITITGLSVAVALIIGVVELLSILTEKLDITTGPLAAIGSLDLNHVGYAIVALFVVTWLVALAVWRYGRIEQRWSASADGAQ; from the coding sequence ATGGGCGGCTTCGTCGTCCTGCTGCACGTCGTGGGCTGGGGGACGCTGGGCGGCATCGTCGCGCCGCAGCACCTGTCAGCGGGTGGCCAGGCGTTCGGCCTGGGGCTCGGCGTGACGGCGTACGTGCTCGGCATGCGCCACGCGTTCGACGCCGACCACATCGCGGCGATCGACAACACGACGCGCAAGCTCATGGAGGACGGCAAGCGCCCGCTGTCGGTGGGCTTCTGGTTCTCCCTCGGCCACTCCTCCGTCGTGTTCGGCCTCGTGCTGCTGCTCTCGCTCGGCGTCCGCGCGCTCGCGGGCCAGGTCGAGGACGACGGCTCGACGCTGCAGCAGACCACCGGCCTCATCGGCACGGCGGTCTCCGGCGTCTTCCTGCTGCTCATCGGCGTCGTCAACCTCGTGGTGCTGCGCGGCATCGTGCGGGTCTTCCGCCAGATGCGCACGGGCGACTACGACGAGGCCGAGCTCGAGCACCACCTGAACAACCGCGGCCTGATCAACCGCATCCTGCGCGGCGTCACCAAGGCGGTGCGCAAGGGCTGGCACATGTACCCCGTGGGCCTGCTGTTCGGCCTCGGCTTCGACACCGCCACCGAGGTGAGCCTGCTCGTGCTCGCCGGTGGCGCGGCGGCGTTCAGCCTGCCTTGGTACGCGATCCTCACGCTGCCGGTGCTCTTCGCCGCCGGCATGAGCCTGCTCGACACCATCGACGGCTGCTTCATGAACTTCGCCTACGGCTGGGCCTTCTCGCGCCCGGTGCGCAAGGTCTACTACAACATCACGATCACCGGGCTCTCGGTGGCGGTGGCCCTGATCATCGGCGTCGTCGAGCTTTTGTCAATCCTCACCGAGAAGCTCGACATCACCACCGGCCCGCTCGCCGCCATCGGCAGCCTCGACCTCAACCACGTCGGCTACGCGATCGTCGCGCTGTTCGTGGTGACCTGGCTCGTGGCCCTCGCCGTGTGGCGGTACGGCCGCATCGAGCAGCGTTGGTCGGCGAGCGCTGACGGCGCGCAGTGA
- a CDS encoding SHOCT domain-containing protein, translating into MGEDRWWDHMDDMMDGRHMGGASWWPLWWVLLMLVVVAVVALVVLSTRPRTTPPAAPPVPPTAHGSPTTDPAEALLRERFARGEIDQAEYDERLARLRVSR; encoded by the coding sequence ATGGGCGAGGACCGCTGGTGGGACCACATGGACGACATGATGGACGGCCGGCACATGGGCGGTGCGTCGTGGTGGCCGCTGTGGTGGGTGCTGCTGATGCTCGTCGTCGTCGCGGTGGTGGCGCTCGTCGTGCTCAGCACCCGCCCACGGACGACGCCCCCGGCGGCCCCGCCCGTGCCGCCGACCGCCCACGGCTCGCCGACGACCGACCCGGCGGAGGCGCTCCTGCGCGAGCGGTTCGCGCGCGGCGAGATCGACCAGGCGGAGTACGACGAACGCCTGGCGCGACTGCGGGTCAGCCGTTGA
- a CDS encoding molybdopterin-dependent oxidoreductase, whose amino-acid sequence MMRWRWSALAGVAAGALTVGVAELLAAVAVRLGVSGTPSPVVALGEAFIDRTPPWLKDLAISTFGTHDKTALLTGIALVVTAMAAAAGLLAARHRVAGLLVVVALAAVAALAVLSRPNASLSGVLPTLVGAVCGLFALSRLLDRETGWTSAAADVRAAEGPARRAFLTGLAGSGAVAVLAGAGSLVVARASRAVQAGRAALRLPAPTGPGPTPSELASLDVPGISALVTPPDVFYRVDTALSVPQVSPGDWHLRVHGLVAEPLDLSFDDLLALPMVERMVTLTCVSNDVGGDLVGNQVWLGHPIRELLARARPLPGADMVLSTSADGWTAGTPLDALTDPGRDALLAIAMGGQPLPVEHGFPVRMVVPGLYGYVSATKWVVDLEVTRFDQAEGYWTPRGWSARGPIKTQSRIDVPRAGRTVKAGRVTVAGVAWAQHRGIERVEVRVDGGPWRPAQLAGGGTVDTWRQWTFAWDATGGDHTLQVRATDSTGVTQTAEQAPPAPDGATGWHTVQVTVR is encoded by the coding sequence ATGATGCGGTGGCGGTGGAGTGCGCTGGCCGGAGTGGCGGCCGGGGCGCTGACGGTGGGCGTGGCCGAGCTGCTGGCTGCCGTCGCCGTGCGCCTCGGGGTGAGCGGCACCCCGTCGCCGGTCGTGGCGCTCGGGGAGGCGTTCATCGACCGCACGCCGCCCTGGCTCAAGGACCTGGCGATCTCGACGTTCGGCACCCACGACAAGACGGCTCTGCTGACCGGCATCGCCCTCGTCGTCACCGCGATGGCCGCCGCGGCCGGCCTGCTCGCGGCCCGCCACCGCGTCGCCGGGCTCCTCGTGGTCGTCGCTCTGGCAGCCGTCGCGGCGCTCGCGGTGCTGAGCCGCCCGAACGCGTCACTGTCGGGCGTGCTGCCGACGCTCGTGGGCGCGGTGTGCGGCCTGTTCGCCCTCTCGCGCCTGCTCGACCGCGAGACGGGGTGGACGTCGGCGGCCGCCGACGTGCGCGCTGCTGAGGGCCCGGCGCGGCGGGCGTTTCTCACGGGGCTGGCGGGATCGGGCGCGGTGGCGGTGCTCGCGGGAGCCGGCTCTCTCGTCGTCGCCCGCGCCTCGCGGGCCGTGCAGGCCGGCCGCGCGGCGCTGCGGCTGCCCGCCCCGACGGGCCCCGGGCCGACGCCCAGCGAGCTCGCGAGCCTCGACGTGCCCGGCATCTCGGCGCTCGTGACGCCACCCGACGTCTTCTACCGCGTCGACACGGCGCTGTCGGTGCCGCAGGTGTCGCCCGGCGACTGGCACCTGCGCGTGCACGGCTTGGTGGCCGAGCCGCTCGACCTGTCGTTCGACGACCTGCTGGCGCTGCCGATGGTCGAGCGGATGGTCACCCTCACGTGCGTGTCGAACGACGTCGGCGGTGACCTCGTGGGCAACCAGGTGTGGCTCGGCCACCCCATCCGCGAGCTGCTCGCCCGGGCACGCCCGCTGCCGGGCGCCGACATGGTGCTCTCGACCAGCGCCGACGGCTGGACGGCGGGCACGCCGCTGGACGCCCTCACCGATCCCGGCCGGGACGCACTGCTGGCGATCGCGATGGGCGGCCAGCCGCTGCCGGTGGAGCACGGCTTCCCAGTGCGAATGGTCGTGCCGGGCCTGTACGGCTACGTGTCGGCCACCAAGTGGGTCGTCGACCTCGAGGTCACGCGGTTCGACCAGGCCGAGGGCTACTGGACGCCGCGCGGGTGGTCGGCGCGCGGCCCGATCAAGACGCAGTCGCGCATCGACGTGCCGCGCGCCGGGCGCACGGTGAAGGCCGGCCGCGTCACCGTCGCGGGCGTGGCGTGGGCCCAGCACCGCGGCATCGAGCGCGTCGAGGTGCGGGTGGACGGCGGCCCGTGGCGCCCGGCGCAGCTCGCGGGCGGGGGCACGGTCGACACGTGGAGGCAGTGGACCTTCGCGTGGGATGCCACTGGCGGCGACCACACGCTGCAGGTGCGCGCGACCGACAGCACCGGGGTGACGCAGACGGCGGAGCAGGCGCCGCCGGCGCCCGACGGCGCCACCGGCTGGCACACCGTGCAGGTCACGGTGCGCTGA